In the genome of Mesorhizobium sp. NBSH29, the window ATGGACACGTCGCAATTGGAGAAAACTAATCCGGTGACACCAGACAAGACCCGCGAAGACTGGATTTTATGCGCATTGGCAGCCTTGGCTGAGGGCGGCGTCGATGCCATAAAAATTGAGCGTCTCGCTCGAAAATTAAAAGTCAGCAAAGGCTCCTTTTACTGGCACTTCAAAGATCGGGCGGCGCTGTTGTCAGCCGTGCTCGACCTTTGGGACGGAGATTTCACCCAACAGTTAATTGACAACGCGGCTCATTTGCCCAGCCCGGCAGAGCGGCTGCGCTTTCTGATGGTGGAAGCATTGGTCGCGACCGTTTCAGGCGTTGACTCGGCCCGCGCCGAAGCTGCTGTACAGGCTTGGGCATCGCGCGATGAAATGGCCGCACGGCGGCTGCGTGCAG includes:
- a CDS encoding TetR/AcrR family transcriptional regulator — protein: MDTSQLEKTNPVTPDKTREDWILCALAALAEGGVDAIKIERLARKLKVSKGSFYWHFKDRAALLSAVLDLWDGDFTQQLIDNAAHLPSPAERLRFLMVEALVATVSGVDSARAEAAVQAWASRDEMAARRLRAVEAQRVKYLVSELTALGLAPAEADSMAKVLYLALLGLYATRSYNPAIADNSAYLALVELVLDMAPR